A single region of the Gilliamella apis genome encodes:
- the lysC gene encoding Rz1-like lysis system protein LysC produces MIVLIGLFLCLSLAACTTERKVYVSQPIPANLLSDCLPKLPPEKMTFGDSVKYNEHLLNVIERCNQDKSSIRLINK; encoded by the coding sequence ATGATTGTGCTAATCGGCTTATTCCTATGCCTATCTCTGGCAGCATGTACAACAGAGCGAAAAGTTTACGTGAGTCAGCCAATCCCAGCAAATCTGCTCAGTGATTGCTTGCCCAAACTACCGCCTGAAAAAATGACATTCGGTGACAGTGTGAAATATAACGAACATCTCTTGAATGTTATTGAAAGATGCAATCAAGATAAAAGCTCTATTAGATTAATAAATAAATAG
- a CDS encoding phage tail terminator-like protein, with protein sequence MISKIAHLLEEHLQTFATQENLQVVYENIEVKPENEIYLICNILPSITTNFDLEGKLRTYKGVFQVSVVTPINTGIESVHTIVDAIIEHFPLDLELKQDHFSLYINSIPSAYPAVKEKSTYTIPISMNYRADILI encoded by the coding sequence ATGATATCAAAAATAGCCCACTTACTCGAAGAACATCTGCAAACCTTTGCTACTCAAGAAAATTTGCAAGTTGTTTACGAGAACATTGAAGTTAAACCTGAAAATGAAATCTACCTTATCTGCAATATTTTGCCTAGCATCACAACTAATTTTGATTTAGAAGGCAAATTAAGAACTTATAAAGGTGTTTTTCAGGTTAGCGTTGTTACGCCGATCAATACCGGTATAGAAAGTGTTCATACAATTGTTGATGCGATTATCGAACACTTTCCTTTAGATCTTGAATTAAAACAAGATCACTTTTCACTTTACATCAATTCAATACCAAGTGCTTATCCAGCAGTTAAGGAAAAAAGCACTTATACAATACCAATTAGCATGAATTACCGTGCTGACATATTAATTTAA
- a CDS encoding phage tail protein yields the protein MGFALPNGSSVYVQKSKDTELAFEIISNAKDAVVTLKTDHGLVAGDEVIITSGWSKINNAVAKVIKVNNMDVTLGNINTNDTKSFPEGEGKGTLTKITAWERLPQVKEVATEGGEQQFTQIQFLDDDAERQLPTIKSAKSKSFTIAHDSSLPIYALLEELDRTNDVVAMKMYVPKAKETRYDAVRISFDPTPTSTINEIETVKISMTVESPAITFYKNK from the coding sequence ATGGGATTTGCATTACCTAACGGTTCAAGTGTTTACGTACAAAAATCAAAAGACACAGAATTAGCGTTTGAGATTATCTCAAACGCTAAAGACGCTGTTGTTACATTAAAAACTGATCATGGTCTTGTGGCTGGTGATGAAGTTATTATCACCTCAGGATGGTCAAAAATTAACAACGCAGTTGCGAAAGTGATTAAAGTTAACAATATGGATGTTACACTTGGTAATATTAATACAAATGATACAAAATCATTTCCAGAGGGAGAAGGTAAGGGTACTTTAACCAAAATTACTGCATGGGAGCGATTACCGCAAGTCAAAGAAGTTGCAACTGAAGGCGGTGAACAACAATTTACTCAAATTCAGTTTTTAGATGACGATGCAGAACGACAATTACCGACCATCAAATCAGCTAAAAGCAAAAGTTTTACCATTGCTCATGACAGTTCTCTGCCTATTTATGCATTATTAGAGGAATTAGATCGTACTAATGATGTTGTCGCTATGAAAATGTATGTGCCTAAAGCAAAAGAAACACGTTATGACGCTGTACGTATTTCATTTGATCCTACACCAACCTCTACAATTAATGAGATTGAAACGGTAAAAATCAGTATGACCGTTGAATCACCAGCAATCACTTTTTACAAAAATAAATAA
- a CDS encoding phage tail assembly chaperone encodes MAKFKLVAEPTFKCEVLIPRAGLEDGKIEFTFKHHVLKELTDIEKELEGKPVIDFLLKIACGWSLEEEFNEENLDILLQNYPASGAAIIKTYSSEFFGVREKN; translated from the coding sequence ATGGCCAAATTTAAATTGGTAGCTGAACCAACCTTTAAATGTGAAGTTTTAATTCCGCGTGCAGGATTGGAAGATGGCAAAATTGAATTTACATTCAAACACCATGTTCTTAAAGAACTAACCGATATTGAAAAAGAACTTGAAGGCAAGCCAGTAATTGATTTTCTGTTGAAAATAGCTTGTGGTTGGAGTTTAGAAGAAGAGTTTAATGAGGAAAATTTGGATATACTTCTTCAAAATTATCCAGCATCAGGGGCAGCAATTATTAAAACTTATTCTAGCGAATTTTTTGGCGTTAGAGAAAAAAACTAA
- a CDS encoding DUF1799 domain-containing protein, which produces MAAFGLTESDYDEEYVEIWQDNLDAFKLFKAMSTQWRTSMSGILGLDYNCMPWVMKINNIAESETIFNDIQIMESEALKIMHKSK; this is translated from the coding sequence TTGGCGGCTTTTGGGCTAACTGAATCGGATTACGATGAAGAATATGTAGAAATATGGCAAGATAATTTGGATGCTTTCAAGTTATTTAAAGCCATGTCTACTCAGTGGCGAACGAGCATGAGTGGAATATTAGGTCTTGATTACAACTGTATGCCATGGGTTATGAAGATTAATAATATTGCAGAAAGCGAAACTATTTTTAATGATATTCAAATAATGGAAAGCGAGGCGTTAAAAATAATGCACAAATCGAAATAA